The stretch of DNA GGGCACTTCGCgtacccggcggcggcgcagggcggcatgGTGGCGCCCAACGCCATGATGCCGGTGTACCCGTTCTACCACTACCAGTACCACGGCTCTCAGGGTCTGAGCGTCCCCGCGGCGCACTTCTtcccgccggcctccgcggccgccgtcgccaccgtcCCGGCGGCCATCATCTCCAAGCCCACCGTCATGGCGCCTCCTCCCAAAGGTAGCAAGCATCACCCAAATCAAATCAAAGAACCGTGCCAAGTTGGCATGTGCGGCCGATCGGGCATCACGGCCGTCGCATGTGCGCGGCGCCATGACGCTCCCCTGCCGTGCCAAGTTGGCCTGGCAGGCACGCGCCACGCAGCCAGCCTTGAGATGGATCTCGTCCTGTCCAGCTGTGAGCTGATGGCCCCGGCCGCATCTTTTTGTACTGTGTGTGTACCCGCAGTGGAGCAGGTGACGGGTTGCAGCTGAAGGCGCACGCACGCGCGGCGATGATGGCTGGGCTGGcgacggtgagcggcggcgcaatGGAAGAAGGGGGAAGGAGGCCGAAGGTGTTCTGGTGGGTTTAACAAAGCTGCTGCACGTGATGGGTTTAACAAGGCCGACGCATTGCATTCGTTCAAATCCCTCTGTCTCTAACTCTCGTCGTGTGGGGGAGCGCGACCACCGGCGAggaagaccccccccccccccccccccaaaaaaaaacaaaaaaaactgtaACAAATGATTCGATTCGTCTCTCGTTTACCACCGTATTTTTCCAATGGTAAACCCGTTACCAGTGTCTGTAGTAGTCCGATCGCTGCAGGGGGCAGTGAACCTCGATCAATAATAATGATGTCACAATCTTTCGTCGTCACGCTTTTGTCGGTTCTTGTGTGCTTGAGAAGAACCGTTTAATCGCAAATCGCGTCGCTGATTCAGCTCGCTGCTCGTATAGTTCTGTAGAGTTGTAACGACAGCACAGCGTAGACACAGATTTTGCAACGGTGATGCTACAGGATGCAAGTGGCTAGATTGAACAGAAATGATAGAATCTTTTTCTTATTCATTGAGACTACAAATTATTATTCATACGCTACAACAATTCCAAATGTCAGCAGGTATACGCGACAGCAGGACGTTTACAGATTCTATAGGAGTTGCAGACCTGTTAGTTGAACTTTTGTGCTTTCTTAACGAATTGAAGGCTCAGGGCAGGAACCAGGATGGCATCAGTCCATAGAAAACTGACTGAAATATAGAATGACAGGTTCGCGCAGTCTCAACTCATTCGCCATTTGCCGAGTTGGATCGACAGCAGATCACCAACCTGGAAATGAGCTTGAGCATTCCAAATACAGATAGGACCAAAATCAGAACATAAAAGCCTGAATCCTTGTAGAGTTGTACTACCTTTATGTCCTTCAAACATATACATAAACCAACAACTTTTAATTAGCACTATATCGGTAAAAACAATGTATTTTGACATGCTTTATCAGCGAACAAGATGAAAAGCGCAAATACACGGACATCTCTTCGGGCAGCTTCGGTTGGAACAAAACTCATGCGTCCAAACATGCAGCATCTGACAGGGTTCATAGCACCATTCCTGTGAGTCTACTGTACGCCCAAACTTTTATAACGATTGAAATGATAAAAACAAACCCAACAGAAGAATTTCTTCATGCAACAACTATACTGACTGACGACAGCTATACTGTTGGATGTAATCTTGAACCAACAACATACACTCGATATTGGCAGTCATTTGATAAGGCAAACTACAACATAGCAAGAGAATACACCAACAGTCACACTAGTTGAGCTTAAATTCAGTGTCATAATATATTAGGAGGTCCTGGAGCAAAGTTTGGTACAGGCAGTCTTCAGAGCAAAAGATATGGAACTTACAATAGCAGACGAATAGAAGAGGACAATTTCCAAGAACTAAACGTATTAACCAATTCTGGCAGTGTGAGCCACAGTTCTCtaacacaaaaaaattatattctaTCCATCATCACcattagcaaaacaaaatgcCTCCCAGATGCCAAGGGAACACTGCAGGTATTATTGGACTTCTATCCTCAATGTCCAATCACTGAGGCGCCAAAGGGCGTAGGATTTGTTGCGACCGCCCCAATGTAGTTCCCCATCATATATTAGCTCTGGGCACTGACCGGACAAAGAAAGGATGGCCATATTTACTGTCTTCTAGGGTGCTCACGGCTTGTTGCTGCGTTTTTTGGACTCACTGTAAAGAATAACGCCTATGACTGTGAGAGTGTAACCGAGCATTCCTGTTATAGACACAGGATTCCTGAATATCATAATTGAGACGACAACTGCCACAGCACCCTTTGCATTGCCGAGAACCTGGAGAGACATGGATGTCAAATCTCTTTTAAACCATAATTTAAGGCAAACTATAATGGACATTATAGCATGTGGTAAATAATCAATCTAGAGCAATATGATGATTTATACATCTAAAAGATGAGTAGAAAGCTTTACTTGTTTCACATAGGTCTTATCTGTAGGACACTAAGGTACATATGTTACTTCTTTAAAATGGATTTTCAGAAGTGCAGTGGATCTCCAAAAAAATTAAGACCAATAACATTCAGTTCAGAAAGATCACTAAATAATTCATTTTCCaaatatttttcagtaaaagACACTAAAAGCATTAACTATTAGTGCAGCAAACCTATACTGTAGCCAATTACAAACCATGTATAGTTTAGAGTCAATGTTAAGTACTTCTAGCTATATACTTGTACAAGACAAAAACAATGTATTTCTAGCTCAGTAAAAACGGCAAATTACAGGGGTTGAAAAAGGCTGAATATTACTCGACGCTTGGGATGTAAGTACATTCTTAGTACCATTCCCCAACAAATCTAAGAGTAATCCACATGTAAATAGCATGGATAAAAATTAAGATGTGTCAATGTGGATAAAAATTAAGATGTGTCAATGTGGATAAAAATTAAAGATGTGTCAATGTTGATAAAAATTAAGATGTGTCAATGTTGATAAAAATTAAGATGTGTCAATGTGGCTCGTGAGTGATGCAGGATCATGGATAATTTGTTGCAACTTCATTTTTAAACCCTAAAACTTTCAGCGAGAAAAAGCCAAATTCAAACAACATCTCGCATGCAACTAAACCCTTTTTAACTTCTGCAGGAAAGATGAATTGATGAGTAATAAAACATTTCGTACCTGTAGAGTCAGTGCACTAGTATGCTTGGTCACCAAGAAATTGGTCAGATTAACAAAATATGCCAAGCAGGAATTGAACAATAGCAACCAAACAATCGTGAAATCCTTTTTAGCCAGCTGAATTGTAACGCCAACAACATTGTCCTCCATAAAGATAGTTGCAGGAAGCAAGAGAATAACAGCTATTGGAGCCATGTACAATAACAAATTCATAGAATTAAGCTTCTCCCTGCACGATATCAGCAAAAAGAATCGCTGAGAACCAATGTGCAAAATGAAACTAGTATATGAATACAAAACAATGAGTACAAAATAGCGAATTcataaaaaaaagggaaaaatggaATTACCCCTCAGAAGACAGAAGAATTCCTTGCAAAACTGTCTTTAACGCCCTTGCTGCAGTGGCTCCTATGCACATGATGAATCCAAACAGATGAAAGCTTGGCTCGCCCTGGAAGTTCAATTTGTATGCTCCATATTAGTTAACATCAAAAAATTAGGTCCAACAACAGCTTTACTTCGTACATACTAACATGCATAAGTG from Panicum virgatum strain AP13 chromosome 9K, P.virgatum_v5, whole genome shotgun sequence encodes:
- the LOC120652746 gene encoding probable sugar phosphate/phosphate translocator At3g11320; amino-acid sequence: MTAKGGAAPSPGGTGAAAGTGRLFTVGLVTAWYSSNIGVLLLNKYLLSSYGFKYPIFLTMCHMSACALLSYAAIAWLRVVPMQLVRSRVQLAKIAALSLVFCGSVVSGNVSLRYLPVSFNQAVGATTPFFTAVFAYIMIVKRESWVTYLTLVPVVTGVIIASGGEPSFHLFGFIMCIGATAARALKTVLQGILLSSEGEKLNSMNLLLYMAPIAVILLLPATIFMEDNVVGVTIQLAKKDFTIVWLLLFNSCLAYFVNLTNFLVTKHTSALTLQVLGNAKGAVAVVVSIMIFRNPVSITGMLGYTLTVIGVILYSESKKRSNKP